From one Streptococcus pneumoniae genomic stretch:
- a CDS encoding zinc-dependent alcohol dehydrogenase family protein: protein MKAYTYVKPGEAAFVEKEKPVVLKPTDAVVRMLKTTICGTDLHIIKGDVPVVESGRILGHEGIAVVEEVGEGVTNFKKGDKVLVSCVCACGKCYYCKKGIYAHCEDEGGWIFGHLIDGTQAEYLRVPHADNTLYHTPEGLSDEALVMLSDILPTGYEIGVLKGKVEPGCTVAIIGSGPVGLGSLLTAQFYSPAKIIMVDLDDNRLDTALSFGATHKVNSADAEKAIQEIFDLTDGRGVDVAIEAVGVPATFDFCQKIIAVDGTIANAGVHGVPVQFDLDRLWIRNINVTTGLVSTNTTPQLLKAMESHKIAPEKLVTHYFKLSEIEEAYKVFSKAADHHAIKVIIENDLSPEA, encoded by the coding sequence ATGAAAGCTTATACATATGTTAAACCAGGTGAAGCAGCCTTTGTAGAAAAAGAAAAACCAGTTGTTTTGAAACCAACGGATGCTGTTGTTCGTATGTTGAAAACAACGATTTGTGGAACTGACCTTCACATCATCAAAGGTGATGTGCCAGTTGTTGAAAGTGGTCGTATTCTAGGACACGAAGGAATCGCTGTTGTTGAAGAAGTTGGTGAAGGAGTTACAAACTTCAAAAAAGGCGATAAAGTCTTGGTATCTTGTGTCTGCGCTTGTGGAAAATGTTACTACTGTAAAAAAGGTATTTATGCTCACTGTGAAGACGAAGGTGGATGGATCTTCGGTCACTTGATTGATGGTACACAAGCTGAGTATCTTCGCGTACCACATGCAGATAATACACTTTACCATACACCAGAAGGGTTGTCAGATGAAGCTTTGGTTATGCTATCTGATATCCTTCCAACTGGTTATGAAATTGGTGTCTTGAAAGGTAAAGTAGAGCCAGGATGTACAGTTGCGATTATCGGTTCAGGTCCTGTTGGTTTGGGCTCACTTCTTACAGCTCAGTTCTACTCACCAGCTAAGATTATCATGGTAGACTTGGATGACAACCGTTTGGACACTGCCCTTTCATTTGGTGCAACTCATAAAGTGAATTCAGCAGATGCTGAAAAAGCTATTCAAGAAATCTTTGACCTAACAGATGGTCGTGGGGTTGATGTGGCGATTGAAGCAGTTGGTGTTCCAGCGACATTTGACTTCTGTCAAAAGATTATTGCAGTAGATGGTACGATTGCAAATGCTGGTGTACACGGTGTACCTGTTCAATTTGACCTTGATCGTCTATGGATTCGCAATATCAATGTGACAACTGGTCTTGTATCTACAAATACAACTCCTCAGTTGTTGAAAGCTATGGAATCTCATAAGATTGCTCCTGAAAAATTAGTTACTCACTACTTCAAATTGAGTGAAATCGAAGAAGCTTACAAAGTATTCTCTAAAGCAGCAGATCACCATGCGATTAAAGTCATTATCGAAAATGACCTTTCTCCAGAAGCATAA
- a CDS encoding ABC transporter ATP-binding protein, translated as MSMLKVENLSVHYGMIQAVHDVSFEVNEGEVVSLIGANGAGKTTILRTISGLVRPSNGQISFLGQEIQKVPAQKIVAGGLSQVPEGRHVFSGLTVMENLEMGAFLKKNREENQANLKKVFSRFPRLEERKNQDAATLSGGEQQMLAMGRALMSTPKLLLLDEPSMGLAPIFIQEIFDIIQDIQKQGTTVLLIEQNANKALSIANRGYVLETGKIVLSGTGQELLASDEVRKAYLGG; from the coding sequence ATGTCTATGCTAAAAGTTGAGAATCTTTCTGTGCATTACGGCATGATTCAGGCTGTCCATGATGTCAGCTTTGAAGTGAATGAAGGAGAAGTTGTGTCTCTTATCGGTGCCAACGGTGCTGGAAAAACGACTATTCTACGCACGATTTCAGGTTTGGTCCGTCCAAGTAATGGTCAGATTTCCTTCTTGGGTCAAGAGATTCAAAAAGTGCCTGCCCAAAAAATCGTAGCAGGAGGGCTTTCTCAAGTACCAGAAGGTCGCCATGTCTTTTCAGGATTGACCGTTATGGAAAACCTGGAAATGGGTGCATTCCTCAAGAAAAATCGGGAAGAAAACCAAGCCAATCTTAAAAAAGTTTTCTCTCGTTTCCCACGCTTGGAAGAGCGAAAAAACCAAGATGCAGCGACACTTTCTGGAGGTGAGCAGCAGATGCTAGCCATGGGGCGTGCCCTTATGTCTACTCCTAAGTTGTTGCTCTTGGATGAGCCTTCGATGGGGCTTGCTCCTATCTTTATCCAAGAAATCTTTGATATTATTCAAGATATTCAAAAGCAAGGAACAACGGTTCTTTTGATTGAGCAAAATGCCAATAAGGCTCTCTCTATCGCAAACCGCGGTTACGTTCTTGAAACAGGAAAAATTGTGCTATCAGGTACAGGTCAAGAATTGCTGGCTTCAGATGAAGTTCGCAAAGCCTATCTGGGTGGCTAA
- a CDS encoding ABC transporter ATP-binding protein, whose product MALLDVKHLTKHFGGLTAVGDVTLELNEGELVGLIGPNGAGKTTLFNLLTGVYEPSEGTVTLDGHLLNGQAPYKIASLGLGRTFQNIRLFKDLSVLDNVLIAFGNHHKKHVFASMFRLPAFYKNEEELKQKALDLLKIFDLDSDADTLAKNLAYGQQRRLEIVRALATEPKILFLDEPAAGMNPQETAELTDLIRRIKNEFNITIMLIEHDMSLVMEVTERIYVLEYGRLIAHGTPEEIKNDKRVIEAYLGGEA is encoded by the coding sequence ATGGCACTTCTTGATGTAAAACATTTAACCAAGCATTTTGGTGGATTGACAGCCGTAGGTGACGTTACCTTGGAATTGAATGAAGGTGAGTTGGTCGGCTTGATCGGACCAAACGGTGCAGGGAAAACCACCCTCTTTAACTTGTTAACAGGTGTCTATGAGCCGAGTGAAGGGACAGTGACTCTGGATGGGCATTTGCTCAATGGTCAAGCACCCTATAAAATTGCCTCTCTTGGCTTGGGACGGACCTTCCAAAATATCCGTTTGTTTAAAGATTTGAGCGTATTAGACAATGTTTTGATTGCTTTTGGAAATCACCATAAAAAGCATGTCTTTGCCAGTATGTTCCGTCTTCCTGCCTTCTACAAAAACGAAGAAGAGTTGAAGCAAAAAGCGCTTGATTTGCTAAAAATCTTTGACCTTGATAGCGATGCAGATACCTTGGCAAAAAATCTCGCCTACGGTCAGCAACGTCGTTTAGAGATCGTTCGAGCCTTAGCAACGGAGCCTAAAATCCTCTTTTTGGATGAGCCAGCAGCAGGGATGAATCCGCAAGAAACGGCAGAATTGACAGACTTGATTCGCCGCATTAAAAATGAATTTAACATTACCATCATGCTCATCGAGCATGATATGAGCTTGGTCATGGAAGTGACGGAGCGCATCTATGTACTAGAATACGGTCGTTTGATTGCTCACGGGACACCTGAGGAGATTAAGAATGACAAACGTGTTATTGAAGCTTATCTAGGAGGTGAAGCCTAA
- a CDS encoding branched-chain amino acid ABC transporter permease translates to MKKNLTVNLLWLGLLAAIYLVITVLASVGILNDFYLQILQQIGINIILAVGLNLIVGFSGQFSLGHAGFMAIGAYAAAIIGSKSPTYGAFFGAMVLGALIAGAVALAVGIPTLRLKGDYLAIATLGVSEIIRILIVNGGELTNGAAGILGIPNFTSWQMVYLFVVLTTIFTVNFLRSPIGRTTLSVREDEIAAESVGVNTTKIKVIAFTFGAMTASIAGSLYAGYVGSVVPKDYSFTNTINILIIVVFGGLGSMTGTIVAAIVLGILNMLLQDVASIRMIIYSLALILVMIFRPGGLLGTWELSLSRFFKKNKEVAK, encoded by the coding sequence ATGAAGAAAAATCTAACGGTCAATCTTTTATGGCTTGGCCTTCTTGCAGCTATTTATCTGGTGATTACTGTTTTGGCTAGTGTGGGTATTTTGAATGATTTTTACCTACAAATCTTGCAACAAATTGGGATTAACATCATTTTAGCCGTTGGCTTGAATTTGATTGTTGGCTTTTCTGGTCAATTTTCACTTGGTCACGCTGGCTTTATGGCGATTGGTGCTTATGCAGCAGCTATTATCGGTTCAAAATCTCCAACTTACGGTGCCTTCTTTGGAGCCATGGTTCTTGGTGCTTTGATTGCTGGTGCTGTTGCCCTTGCAGTTGGTATCCCAACTCTGCGCTTAAAAGGCGACTACCTTGCCATTGCGACCCTTGGTGTATCTGAAATTATCCGTATCCTGATTGTGAACGGTGGAGAATTGACCAATGGAGCAGCAGGGATCTTGGGAATTCCAAACTTTACCAGCTGGCAAATGGTCTATCTCTTTGTTGTTCTGACAACGATTTTTACCGTTAATTTCTTGCGCAGCCCGATTGGTAGGACGACGCTTTCTGTCCGTGAGGACGAGATTGCAGCGGAATCTGTCGGGGTCAATACGACTAAAATCAAAGTCATTGCCTTTACTTTCGGTGCTATGACTGCAAGTATCGCAGGTAGCCTATATGCAGGTTATGTCGGATCTGTCGTTCCAAAAGATTATTCATTTACCAATACCATCAATATCTTGATTATCGTGGTATTTGGTGGTTTGGGGTCTATGACTGGAACGATTGTGGCGGCGATTGTGCTAGGCATTCTCAATATGCTCTTGCAGGATGTGGCAAGCATTCGGATGATTATTTACTCACTTGCCTTGATTCTCGTGATGATTTTCCGCCCAGGTGGATTATTAGGAACATGGGAGTTGAGCTTGTCTCGATTTTTCAAAAAAAATAAGGAGGTGGCGAAATAA
- a CDS encoding branched-chain amino acid ABC transporter permease: MLQQLVNGLILGSVYALLALGYTMVYGIIKLINFAHGDIYMMGAFMGYFLINTLRLPFFVALLLAMVGTAALGVLIEFLAYRPLRHSTRIAALITAIGVSFFLEYAMVYFFGANTRSFPQVIDTVRYTFGPISLTNIQLMILGVSLVLMVLLQLIVQKTKMGKAMRAVSVDSDAAQLMGINVNRTISFTFALGSALAGAAGVLIALYYNSLEPLMGMTPGLKSFVAAVLGGIGIIPGAALGGFVIGLLETFATAFGMSDFRDAIVYAVLILILLVRPAGILGKNVKEKV, from the coding sequence ATGCTCCAGCAACTTGTCAATGGTTTAATCTTGGGAAGCGTTTATGCCCTTTTAGCCCTCGGTTATACCATGGTGTATGGAATTATTAAACTCATCAACTTCGCCCATGGTGATATTTATATGATGGGTGCTTTTATGGGTTATTTCCTCATAAATACGCTCCGCTTGCCTTTCTTTGTAGCCCTTCTTTTGGCTATGGTGGGAACGGCAGCTTTGGGTGTTTTGATTGAGTTTTTAGCCTATCGTCCTCTTCGTCATTCGACGCGGATTGCAGCCTTGATTACAGCGATTGGTGTATCCTTCTTCTTGGAATATGCTATGGTCTATTTCTTCGGGGCGAATACTCGTTCTTTCCCACAGGTGATTGATACGGTTCGCTATACTTTTGGTCCAATCAGCTTGACCAATATTCAGCTCATGATTTTAGGTGTATCCTTGGTACTCATGGTGCTTCTTCAATTGATTGTTCAAAAGACCAAGATGGGGAAAGCCATGCGTGCGGTGTCAGTAGATAGTGATGCAGCTCAGCTAATGGGAATCAATGTCAATCGGACTATTAGCTTCACCTTTGCCTTGGGTTCTGCCCTTGCAGGTGCAGCAGGCGTCTTGATTGCCCTCTACTATAACTCGCTGGAGCCTTTGATGGGAATGACGCCAGGTCTGAAATCTTTCGTTGCAGCAGTTTTAGGAGGAATCGGTATTATCCCAGGTGCAGCACTTGGTGGTTTTGTTATTGGTTTGCTTGAAACCTTTGCGACAGCATTTGGGATGTCAGACTTCCGTGATGCGATTGTGTATGCGGTTCTAATCTTGATTTTGTTGGTTCGTCCAGCAGGTATTCTAGGAAAAAATGTGAAGGAGAAGGTGTAA
- a CDS encoding ABC transporter substrate-binding protein, with amino-acid sequence MKKKFALSFVALASVALLAACGEVKSGGSNATGTPVDEKTIKIGFNFEETGATAAYGTAEQKGAQLAVDEINKAGGIDGKKIEVVDKDNKSETAEAASVTTNLVTQSKVNAIVGPATSGATAAAIPNATKAGVPLISPSATQDGLTKGQDYLFIGTFQDSFQGKIIAKYVTDQLSAKKVVLYTDNSSDYAKGIAKSFRESYKGEIVADETFVAGDSDFQAALTKIKGKEFDAIVIPGYYTEAGKIVNQARGLGIDKPIVGGDGFNGEEFVQQATPEKASNIYFISGFSSTVDVSDKAKKFLDAYKAKYGNEEPSTFAALAYDSVYLVAEAAKGAKTSIEIKDNLAKTKNFEGVTGDTSFDDNHNTVKTAFMMTMNNGKVTAAETVKP; translated from the coding sequence ATGAAGAAAAAATTTGCATTATCATTTGTAGCTCTTGCAAGCGTTGCGCTTCTTGCAGCTTGTGGAGAAGTCAAGTCGGGTGGATCAAACGCGACTGGTACACCAGTTGATGAAAAAACGATTAAAATCGGTTTCAACTTTGAAGAAACAGGTGCAACAGCAGCTTACGGTACTGCGGAGCAAAAAGGTGCACAACTTGCGGTTGATGAAATCAACAAAGCTGGTGGAATTGATGGCAAAAAGATTGAAGTTGTAGATAAAGATAACAAATCAGAAACAGCAGAAGCTGCTTCTGTTACGACAAACTTGGTAACTCAATCAAAAGTGAATGCCATCGTAGGACCTGCGACATCAGGTGCGACTGCAGCAGCGATTCCAAATGCGACTAAAGCTGGTGTGCCATTGATCTCACCAAGTGCAACGCAAGATGGATTGACAAAAGGTCAAGACTATCTCTTTATCGGAACTTTCCAAGATAGCTTCCAAGGAAAAATCATTGCTAAATACGTTACTGATCAACTCAGTGCAAAGAAAGTGGTCCTTTACACAGATAACTCAAGTGACTACGCAAAAGGAATTGCTAAATCATTCCGTGAATCTTACAAGGGTGAAATCGTTGCAGATGAAACATTTGTAGCAGGTGATAGTGACTTCCAAGCAGCACTTACTAAGATTAAAGGAAAAGAGTTTGATGCGATTGTTATCCCTGGTTACTACACAGAAGCAGGTAAAATCGTAAACCAAGCGCGTGGTCTTGGTATCGACAAGCCAATCGTTGGTGGAGATGGCTTTAACGGTGAAGAATTTGTTCAACAGGCTACACCAGAAAAAGCATCAAATATCTATTTCATTTCAGGATTCTCTTCAACTGTGGATGTATCTGATAAGGCTAAGAAATTCCTTGACGCTTACAAAGCAAAATATGGAAATGAAGAGCCATCTACCTTTGCAGCTCTTGCTTATGACTCTGTTTACCTTGTAGCAGAAGCAGCAAAAGGGGCAAAAACATCTATTGAAATCAAAGACAACCTTGCTAAAACTAAAAACTTTGAAGGGGTAACAGGAGACACAAGCTTTGATGACAATCACAACACAGTGAAAACAGCCTTCATGATGACCATGAACAATGGTAAAGTAACAGCTGCAGAAACTGTGAAACCATAA
- a CDS encoding DUF2129 domain-containing protein, protein MCNEENKKGFKVELQERTGLIAYLYYNRDAKKVAQVGDIVYHSKKHRYVQLYVFKEQAEEVLHQLSKEKYIKKVMPCYLQDLDTNFVGNLL, encoded by the coding sequence ATGTGTAATGAAGAAAATAAGAAAGGATTCAAGGTGGAATTACAAGAACGAACAGGCTTAATTGCCTATCTATACTACAATCGAGACGCTAAAAAAGTTGCACAAGTAGGAGATATTGTCTATCACTCTAAAAAACACCGCTATGTGCAGCTTTATGTCTTTAAAGAGCAAGCAGAGGAAGTATTACATCAGCTTTCTAAAGAAAAATATATCAAAAAAGTTATGCCTTGCTACCTTCAAGATTTAGATACGAACTTTGTCGGCAACCTTTTATAG
- a CDS encoding class I SAM-dependent methyltransferase gives MNQETTKGIFNKMADSYDTPERERVLGIIKKELIRLLAGTPRESVLLDYGCGTGLMSLPFEDRFESLFLVDIAEEMVEQVKQKCQVLGLSHVKAQILEQFQANEEKVDVIFVIQTLLHIPDTSQVFKELAGRLKEGGRLIIVDVLKNDQMSSHLIHHGFSEEE, from the coding sequence ATGAATCAAGAGACCACAAAAGGTATTTTCAACAAGATGGCAGACAGTTATGATACGCCTGAGAGAGAAAGGGTTTTAGGCATTATCAAGAAAGAACTCATTAGGCTATTAGCAGGTACTCCTCGCGAATCCGTCTTATTAGACTACGGTTGTGGGACTGGTTTGATGAGCCTGCCCTTTGAAGATAGATTTGAAAGCTTGTTTTTAGTCGATATTGCTGAAGAAATGGTAGAGCAGGTCAAGCAGAAATGTCAAGTTTTGGGTTTATCTCATGTGAAAGCCCAGATTTTGGAGCAATTTCAGGCTAACGAGGAAAAAGTAGATGTGATATTTGTCATTCAAACGCTGCTGCATATTCCAGATACCAGTCAAGTTTTTAAGGAGTTAGCTGGTCGCCTGAAAGAGGGCGGGCGTTTGATCATTGTGGATGTTCTCAAAAATGACCAGATGAGCAGTCATTTGATTCATCATGGCTTTTCAGAAGAAGAATGA
- a CDS encoding ATP-dependent Clp protease proteolytic subunit, with the protein MPLESKKKEKPMIPVVIEQTSRGERSYDIYSRLLKDRIIMLTGPVEDNMANSIIAQLLFLDAQDSTKDIYLYVNTPGGSVSAGLAIVDTMNFIKSDVQTIVMGMAASMGTVIASSGTKGKRFMLPNAEYMIHQPMGGTGGGTQQTDMAIAAEHLLKTRNNLEKILAENSGKTVKQIHKDAERDYWMSAQETLEYGFIDEIMENNHLK; encoded by the coding sequence ATCCCTCTTGAATCAAAGAAGAAGGAGAAACCAATGATTCCAGTAGTTATTGAACAAACCAGTCGTGGAGAACGTTCCTATGACATCTATTCTCGTCTCTTAAAAGACCGAATTATCATGTTGACCGGCCCTGTTGAAGACAATATGGCCAATTCTATCATTGCGCAGTTGCTCTTTTTAGATGCCCAAGATAGTACGAAGGACATTTACTTGTATGTAAATACTCCAGGTGGCTCAGTTTCTGCAGGTCTTGCTATTGTAGACACCATGAACTTCATCAAATCAGATGTTCAAACTATTGTTATGGGAATGGCAGCTAGCATGGGAACTGTGATTGCCTCAAGCGGTACTAAAGGTAAACGCTTCATGTTGCCAAATGCAGAATACATGATTCATCAGCCAATGGGTGGTACTGGTGGTGGTACTCAGCAGACAGATATGGCGATTGCAGCGGAGCACTTGCTTAAAACTCGTAATAACCTTGAAAAAATCTTGGCAGAAAATTCTGGGAAAACCGTCAAACAAATCCATAAGGATGCAGAGCGTGATTACTGGATGAGTGCTCAAGAAACCTTAGAATATGGTTTCATTGATGAAATCATGGAAAACAACCACTTGAAGTAA
- the upp gene encoding uracil phosphoribosyltransferase, whose protein sequence is MGKIEVIAHPLIQHKLSILRRTNTPTKAFRELVDEIAMLMGYEVLRDLPLEDVEIETPITKTVQKQLAGKKLAIVPILRAGIGMVDGLLSLVPAAKVGHIGMYRDEETLKPVEYLVKLPEDIDQRQIFVVDPMLATGGSAILAIDSLKKRGATNIKFVCLVAAPEGVEALQSAHPDVEIFTAALDERLNEHGYIVPGLGDAGDRLFGTK, encoded by the coding sequence ATGGGAAAAATTGAAGTTATCGCACATCCACTTATTCAACATAAGCTCTCTATCTTGCGTCGGACAAATACACCGACTAAGGCATTTCGCGAATTAGTCGATGAGATTGCTATGCTGATGGGGTATGAAGTGTTGCGCGATTTACCATTAGAAGATGTGGAAATTGAAACACCGATTACTAAAACGGTTCAAAAGCAATTGGCAGGTAAGAAATTAGCCATTGTGCCAATCTTACGGGCAGGAATCGGTATGGTAGATGGCTTGTTGAGTTTAGTACCAGCAGCTAAAGTCGGACACATCGGGATGTACCGTGATGAAGAAACGCTAAAACCAGTTGAATACCTTGTAAAATTGCCAGAAGATATTGACCAACGTCAAATTTTTGTCGTAGATCCAATGCTTGCCACAGGGGGATCCGCAATTTTAGCTATTGATTCTCTTAAAAAACGTGGAGCAACCAATATCAAATTTGTTTGCTTGGTTGCCGCACCCGAAGGAGTAGAGGCTCTTCAATCTGCTCACCCAGATGTTGAAATCTTTACAGCAGCTCTCGATGAACGTTTGAATGAGCATGGCTACATCGTTCCAGGACTTGGAGATGCGGGTGATCGTCTCTTTGGCACAAAATAA
- a CDS encoding IS982 family transposase yields the protein MSHLQYTAKSHHLQWNLKQLSKICHQLYRDYCPKSFKHRHNVSLSKVSDQSLLVLLLLQAELGIKSQRHFYRLCYLFPCGHLLERSRFNRRARQLIWLVQVIRQAMNTKISPGSIVIIDSFPLPLCQPTRNYRTRIFNDLADIGYNASKHLWFYGFKVHMLVTLSGYILNYVVTPASVHDIRAVDDLLENCRQPYILADLGYLSKELKDHLTQKGYHLWTPLRQNMAGAKQHNHWNLMAMRRTIETRFSELCGLFDIEHTLTRGLAGLQLRLEQIILAYNLRYFEIN from the coding sequence ATGAGCCACTTACAGTATACCGCTAAATCTCATCACTTACAATGGAATTTGAAGCAATTATCAAAAATTTGCCATCAACTGTATAGGGATTATTGTCCTAAATCTTTCAAACATCGTCATAATGTCAGTCTATCTAAGGTTTCAGATCAATCTCTATTAGTCTTACTTCTCTTGCAAGCTGAACTAGGGATTAAGTCACAACGTCATTTCTACCGTCTCTGTTACTTATTTCCTTGTGGTCATCTTCTTGAACGAAGCCGTTTTAATAGACGAGCAAGACAGTTGATTTGGTTAGTTCAAGTCATTAGACAAGCAATGAATACTAAAATCTCGCCTGGTTCCATTGTTATTATAGATAGCTTTCCCTTGCCACTTTGCCAACCTACCCGTAACTATAGAACACGTATTTTTAACGACTTAGCAGATATTGGCTACAATGCTTCCAAACATCTGTGGTTCTATGGATTCAAAGTACACATGCTGGTAACTTTATCAGGCTATATTCTGAATTATGTTGTGACACCTGCATCAGTCCATGATATTAGGGCAGTTGATGACTTACTAGAAAATTGCCGACAACCTTATATTTTGGCAGATTTAGGCTATCTTAGTAAGGAACTTAAAGATCATTTGACCCAAAAAGGCTATCATCTATGGACTCCCTTGCGCCAAAATATGGCAGGAGCTAAACAACATAATCATTGGAATTTGATGGCTATGAGACGAACCATTGAGACTCGCTTCTCAGAGCTTTGCGGTCTTTTTGATATAGAACACACACTGACTAGAGGTTTAGCAGGTCTGCAGTTAAGGCTGGAGCAAATTATACTGGCTTACAATCTGAGATACTTCGAGATTAACTAG
- a CDS encoding MalY/PatB family protein, which produces MSHYNFTSAPNRLKHHTYKWRETEADPEILPAWIADMDFEVMPEIKQAIYDYADQLVYGYTYASDGLYQAVLDWEKNQHGYVFDKESLIFIEGVVPAISLAIQALTQEGDAVLINTPVYPPFARSVKLNHRTLVTNSLKEEHGMFTIDFEQLEKDLSENHVKLYILCNPHNPGGRVWEKEVLEKIGKLCQTYGVFLVSDEIHQDLTLFGHKHTSFNTVDSSFKEFSLILSSASKTFNIAGTKNSYAVIENPALRRAFQEQQLRNNQHEISGLGYIATETAYRYGLPWLTDLKTTLEDNIQFVVEYFETYAPKVKVMKPQGTYLIWLDFTAYGLSDEDLYKGLHDEAKVILNRGTDFGQEGRYHARLNVATPKSLVEEICQRIVQFLALYE; this is translated from the coding sequence ATGAGCCATTATAATTTTACAAGTGCTCCGAATCGATTGAAACACCACACTTATAAATGGAGAGAAACGGAGGCAGACCCTGAGATCTTGCCCGCATGGATTGCTGATATGGATTTTGAGGTCATGCCTGAAATCAAACAAGCCATTTATGACTATGCAGATCAGTTGGTTTACGGCTATACCTATGCTAGCGATGGGCTTTACCAAGCAGTCTTAGATTGGGAAAAGAATCAGCACGGCTATGTTTTTGACAAGGAATCTCTCATTTTCATCGAGGGAGTCGTACCTGCGATTTCCCTTGCCATTCAAGCGCTAACGCAGGAAGGGGATGCTGTTCTCATTAATACACCAGTCTATCCCCCTTTTGCACGCAGTGTGAAACTCAATCATCGGACTTTGGTGACCAATTCCTTAAAAGAGGAGCATGGCATGTTTACCATTGATTTTGAGCAGTTAGAAAAAGATTTGTCTGAAAACCATGTCAAACTTTACATTCTCTGTAATCCCCATAATCCTGGCGGTCGTGTGTGGGAAAAAGAGGTGTTGGAAAAGATTGGTAAGCTCTGTCAAACATATGGTGTGTTCCTTGTATCGGATGAAATCCATCAAGACTTGACCTTGTTTGGTCACAAGCATACTTCTTTTAATACGGTTGATTCAAGTTTTAAAGAGTTTTCTCTGATTTTATCCAGTGCTAGTAAGACATTTAATATTGCTGGCACTAAAAATTCTTATGCAGTGATTGAAAATCCGGCACTGAGACGCGCTTTTCAAGAGCAGCAGTTGAGAAATAATCAGCATGAAATCTCTGGCTTAGGCTACATTGCGACAGAGACTGCGTATCGGTATGGGCTTCCTTGGTTAACAGACTTAAAGACAACTCTTGAGGACAATATCCAGTTTGTGGTGGAGTATTTTGAGACGTATGCTCCTAAGGTAAAGGTGATGAAACCGCAAGGAACCTATCTGATTTGGCTGGATTTTACTGCTTATGGATTGAGTGATGAAGACTTGTACAAGGGCCTACACGATGAGGCTAAGGTCATTTTAAATCGTGGGACAGATTTTGGACAAGAGGGGCGTTATCATGCGAGGTTGAACGTGGCAACACCGAAATCTCTTGTAGAAGAGATTTGCCAACGGATTGTGCAATTTTTAGCCCTGTACGAATAA